Proteins found in one Cyprinus carpio isolate SPL01 chromosome B10, ASM1834038v1, whole genome shotgun sequence genomic segment:
- the LOC109058920 gene encoding piggyBac transposable element-derived protein 4-like: protein MERRLNVAKNLALLLEFSDEESDMTPQTTSDGVMKEDRDTTLCKTSDKVMEEERDRTLHTTRDGGMKVERNVTLHMTCDEEMVEETDRTLYMMSYGGMKVERDEILHATSDGSMKEEGDTALHMTSDGGMKVERDVTQHTTTDAGIEEERDATLRMTSDGGMEEERDATLRMTNDGGMEEERDATQHMTSDGGIEEERDATLRMTSDGGMEEERDATQHMTSDGGMEEERDATQHMTSDGGMEEERDSTLDTTSDGRMEERRDMAQHMTSVGGMEEKKYVTLPTTSTEWIEEERDQDGEEELEMELSNEASETEDDTEFDPDYHSTDEEESEEESEEESDVTADTAYKSKNGNISWTSKSPRQRQRGRIPVHRIIRTTPGPTRLACANAKDIRSTFELFFPDDIKQILIEMNNLEGKRVFGAAWKDLDWTDLQAFLGLLILAGVYRSQHEAMDCLWHAESGRPIFRATMSLKSFKSLSRVFCFYKKDKRHRQQEKDKLAPVRNIWDKWVQRLPLLYNPGPNLTVDKCLVSFRGRCPFKQYMPSKPGKYGIKIWAACDSRSSYAWNLQIYTGKAVDGKSEKNQGMQVVLDMTDGLEGHTITCDNFTSYALGQELLRRKMTMIGTVRSNMPELPPALLSMKNRTRLSSMFAFTDTHTLVSYCPRKKKNVLLMSTFHRDDKVSDKDHKKPEIILDYDHTKGGVENLDKLVATYTCQRKTARWPMVIFFNMLDVSAYNAFVLWMEINHSWNKGKKYRRRIFLEELGKALVAPFMKRRENIPRTPASQNMVMEAQASPLPVKDSYLAPVTPGKRKRCQVCDRKKDTKTSLTCSECNKYICGAHAVITAKCQACSK, encoded by the exons ATGGAGAGACGGCTTAATGTTGCAAAGAACCTGGCTCTTCTATTAGAGTTTAGTGATGAAGAAAGTGACATGACCCCACAAACGACAAGTGATGGAGTTATGAAAGAGGATAGAGACACAACCCTATGTAAGACAAGTGATAAAGTGATGGAGGAGGAAAGAGACAGGACTCTTCATACGACGAGAGATGGAGGGATGAAAGTGGAAAGAAATGTAACCCTACATATGACATGTGATGAAGAGATGGTAGAGGAAACAGACAGGACTCTTTATATGATGAGTTATGGAGGGATGAAAGTAGAAAGGGATGAGATCCTACATGCAACAAGTGATGGAAGTATGAAAGAGGAAGGAGACACAGCCCTACATATGACAAGTGATGGTGGGATGAAAGTGGAAAGAGATGTAACTCAACATACGACAACTGATGCAGGGATAGAAGAGGAAAGAGACGCAACCCTACGTATGACAAGTGATGGAGGGATGGAAGAGGAAAGAGATGCAACCCTACGTATGACAAATGATGGAGGGATGGAAGAGGAAAGAGACGCAACCCAGCATATGACAAGTGATGGAGGGATAGAAGAGGAAAGAGACGCAACCCTACGTATGACAAGTGATGGAGGGATGGAAGAGGAAAGAGATGCAACCCAGCATATGACAA GTGATGGAGGGATGGAAGAGGAAAGAGATGCAACCCAGCATATGACAAGTGATGGAGGGATGGAAGAGGAAAGAGACTCGACCCTAGATACAACAAGTGACGGAAGGATGGAAGAGAGAAGAGACATGGCCCAACATATGACAAGTGTTGGAGGGATGGAAGAGAAAAAATATGTGACCCTACCTACGACAAGTACTGAATGGATAGAAGAGGAAAGGGATCAGGATGGAGAAGAAGAGCTGGAGATGGAGCTCTCTAATGAAGCTTCTGAAACAGAGGACGATACAGAGTTCGATCCAGACTACCACTCTACTGATGAAGAAGAGTCAGAGGAAGAGTCAGAGGAAGAGTCAGACGTCACTGCTGACACAGCTTATAAGTCCAAAAACGGAAACATATCATGGACTTCAAAATCTCCTCGTCAGAGACAACGAGGGAGAATTCCAGTTCATCGTATCATCAGAACGACCCCTGGACCAACCAGGCTGGCATGTGCCAATGCTAAAGACATAAGATCAACATTTGAATTGTTTTTCCCAGATGATATTAAACAGATTTTGATTGAAATGAACAATTTAGAGGGGAAACGTGTGTTTGGTGCTGCCTGGAAGGACCTGGACTGGACAGACTTACAGGCCTTTCTTGGTCTGTTGATTCTGGCAGGTGTGTATCGATCCCAGCATGAGGCCATGGATTGCTTATGGCACGCTGAGTCGGGAAGGCCGATTTTTCGTGCTACCATGTCACTGAAAAGTTTTAAGAGTTTGTCAAGGGTCTTCTGCTTTTACAAAAAGGACAAAAGGCATAGGCAACAGGAAAAAGACAAGCTGGCACCAGTAAGGAACATCTGGGATAAATGGGTCCAACGCCTGCCACTCTTATACAATCCAGGCCCAAACCTCACTGTGGACAAGTGCCTGGTCAGTTTCAGAGGTCGCTGTCCCTTCAAACAATACATGCCGAGTAAACCGGGCAAGTACGGAATTAAAATCTGGGCGGCATGCGATTCCAGATCGAGCTACGCGTGGAACCTGCAGATCTACACTGGCAAAGCTGTCGATGGAAAGTCAGAAAAGAACCAGGGGATGCAAGTGGTCTTGGACATGACAGACGGTCTAGAGGGACACACCATCACGTGTGACAACTTCACCTCGTACGCCCTCGGCCAGGAGCTGCTCCGAAGGAAAATGACCATGATTGGAACCGTCAGATCAAACATGCCTGAGCTCCCACCTGCGCTCCTGTCAATGAAGAACAGGACAAGATTATCATCCATGTTCGCCTTCACTGATACACACACTCTTGTGTCCTActgtcccagaaaaaaaaaaaatgtgcttttgatGAGCACTTTCCACAGAGATGACAAAGTAAGCGACAAAGATCACAAGAAGCCAGAGATCATTCTAGACTACGACCACACCAAAGGCGGCGTTGAAAACCTTGACAAG CTTGTTGCCACTTACACCTGCCAAAGGAAGACAGCTCGTTGGCCCATGGTGATTTTCTTCAACATGTTGGATGTCTCTGCCTACAATGCATTTGTGCTGTGGATGGAAATAAATCATTCATGGAACAAAGGGAAGAAATATAGAAGGAGGATCTTTCTGGAAGAGCTAGGGAAAGCTCTGGTGGCTCCTTTCATGAAAAGACGGGAAAATATTCCCCGCACTCCAGCCTCTCAGAATATGGTGATGGAAGCACAAGCAAGCCCCTTGCCAGTCAAAGACAGTTATCTTGCACCAGTAACCCCAGGCAAGAGGAAAAGGTGTCAGGTCTGTGACCGAAAGAAGGACACAAAAACAAGTTTGACGTGCAGTGAGTGTAACAAATACATTTGCGGGGCACACGCTGTTATAACTGCTAAGTGCCAAGCATGCAGCAAGTAA